The DNA window TATTCCTTGAACACTTCAGCAGAGCGATAAAGGCAGGACTCGCATGCCAGCGCTTTTGAACTTGCGCTTTTTTAGGGTATGGATTTGGATAGAATACGCATTGTTTGCTGATGGTCCACTTGGCGGTTGCTGAGCAGTCGGCAATTAAGCGCCAGAAATCATTCAAGTCAGCCTGAAAAACTTTGACGTTATCAGCGCTTTTATCGACAGCTCTTTCTGCTCTTATATCCGTACTTTCGTAGTCCTTTTTTCGCTTGTAATATGCATGCTTATCGAGTCGAGCCACTGACTTATCAATGCCAATAACCTTGGCATTTGGGTTTTGTTGCGCAAGCACAATCGTACTCTCGCCCACACCACAGCATGCATCGATGATCACATCGCCCTGCCAGTTCCCCAGCCAATCGATAACCAGTTGGAAGGTCTGTTTAGTATGCTCAGCAATCGGTTTTTTAAACTCAGACTGCCGATACTTATTCACAATACTGGTGAGGTCTTCATGCACGCCCAACTGATTGGTCGTAATTTCTCTTGGCCTCGATTCCATTAGGTACGAATACCTGTCCCTTTGGACAACAAACGATAAGCGATCGCAAACAACACGACATTAGAGCCAATCAAAATACCCAATGCCATCAGGTAATTCACATCAGCGCTCCCCAAAAAACCATATCGAAATGCGTTGACCATATGATAAATAGGATTAACTAAAATAACGCCCTGCCAGAAGTCATTAAATACTGTTTCTAGCATTGATGCAGAGTAAAAAACGCCTCCAAGATAAGTAAGAGGAGTTAAAACAAAGGTAGGTATAATACTAATATCGTCGAAACTTTTCGCATAAATACCATTGATTAAGCCGGCCGTTGAAAACAGGACGGAGGTTAATAAAATGGTCAGAATGATTATGCCGTAGTGTGCAATTTTTATATCGACAAAAAACATCGATACAATAATAACGACAACACCAATGATCGACGCTCTCGCTACACCACCGCCAACAAAACCCATAATGACAACCCAAGTTGGGACTGGGGCAACTAGTATTTCTTCAACATTACGTTGAAATTTAGCACTGAAAAAGGAAGACGAAACGTTCGAATATGAGTTTGTGATCACGGCCATCATAATCAAACCAGGAACGATAAACTCCATGTAACTAGAACCGTCAATTGGGCCAATCCTATCACCAATAAGCTTACCAAAAATGACAAAATATAAGGACATTGTGATGGCAGGCGGGACTAATGTTTGGACCCATATTCGCAGAAAGCGAGTGCACTCTTTAATCCAAATTGTTGAGAGCGCAGTCATATTACGATTACTCATTGGTCGCTCCTTTTTCTTGATTTGCTTCAACTAAACGTACAAATAGCTCTTCTAATCGATTCGACTTATTGCGCATACTCATTACCTGCACGTTTTGCTTGGATAACTCTTCAAACACAGGGTTTAAGCCGCTTGCTTTAGGTACATCGACCTCTAAGGTTTGATCGTCGTTAGCTCTGGACTCAAAGCCTTCGATACTGATTTTATTCGCGCCGGAAGCAATATCAAAAACAAATGTTTCGACGTTAAGAGTGGCCAATAGCGCTTTCATACTCGTGTTTTTAACAATTCTACCTTTATCTATAATCGCAATATTTCGACAAAGCATTTCCGCTTCCTCCAAATAATGCGTAGTTAAAATAATGGTGATACCTTGTTCATTGATTTTTTTGAGGAAAGTCCACATTGAACGACGCACTTCAATATCGACACCCGCGGTTGGTTCATCCAGAATCAGCATGCGAGGCTCATGCATTAATGCACGGGCAATCATTAGGCGACGCTTCATACCGCCAGATAACTCTCTTCCTGCAGAGTTACGTTTGTCCCATAGATCGAGTTGCTTCAGGTATTTTTCTGCGCGCACTTTTGCTACCGAGCGAGGTACACCATAATACCCAGCTTGATTAACCACGATTTGAAATAAGGTTTCGAACTGATTGAAATTAAATTCTTGCGGCACTAAGCCAATGCAACTTTTCGCGTTTACGATATCCGTTGCTAAATCATGTTCGAATATTTTCACACTGCCGCTCGATTTATTAACTAGCGAGCTAACGATGCCAATTGTGGTTGATTTACCAGCGCCATTGGGGCCGAGTAAGGCAAAAAAATCACCTTCCTCTACGGTTAAATCAATTCCTTTTAGCGCCTGCACTCCACCTTTATAGGTTTTTGCTAAGCCCTTTATATCTAATGCTTTCATTCTGCCTCTCAAGCCATTTTCACACACGTGAATACAGGTGTTTTACGCTCATGGTAAAAAGTGGCGGTATTATGCCAAAATTCGAG is part of the Glaciecola nitratireducens FR1064 genome and encodes:
- a CDS encoding ABC transporter ATP-binding protein; translation: MKALDIKGLAKTYKGGVQALKGIDLTVEEGDFFALLGPNGAGKSTTIGIVSSLVNKSSGSVKIFEHDLATDIVNAKSCIGLVPQEFNFNQFETLFQIVVNQAGYYGVPRSVAKVRAEKYLKQLDLWDKRNSAGRELSGGMKRRLMIARALMHEPRMLILDEPTAGVDIEVRRSMWTFLKKINEQGITIILTTHYLEEAEMLCRNIAIIDKGRIVKNTSMKALLATLNVETFVFDIASGANKISIEGFESRANDDQTLEVDVPKASGLNPVFEELSKQNVQVMSMRNKSNRLEELFVRLVEANQEKGATNE
- a CDS encoding ABC transporter permease, translating into MSNRNMTALSTIWIKECTRFLRIWVQTLVPPAITMSLYFVIFGKLIGDRIGPIDGSSYMEFIVPGLIMMAVITNSYSNVSSSFFSAKFQRNVEEILVAPVPTWVVIMGFVGGGVARASIIGVVVIIVSMFFVDIKIAHYGIIILTILLTSVLFSTAGLINGIYAKSFDDISIIPTFVLTPLTYLGGVFYSASMLETVFNDFWQGVILVNPIYHMVNAFRYGFLGSADVNYLMALGILIGSNVVLFAIAYRLLSKGTGIRT
- the trmB gene encoding tRNA (guanine(46)-N(7))-methyltransferase TrmB, producing MESRPREITTNQLGVHEDLTSIVNKYRQSEFKKPIAEHTKQTFQLVIDWLGNWQGDVIIDACCGVGESTIVLAQQNPNAKVIGIDKSVARLDKHAYYKRKKDYESTDIRAERAVDKSADNVKVFQADLNDFWRLIADCSATAKWTISKQCVFYPNPYPKKAQVQKRWHASPAFIALLKCSRNIEVRSNWLTYLEEFQQALSIHGVKSSIQEVSGVPITPFERKYTESGQQCWQLQTVADGEDR